AACCAGTGGTGACGGCCGTCGAGGCGTTCGGGCCGAAGGTGGAGGTGTCGCGGCCGGGCACCTGCGCCATTCCCACCCGGGGGCCGGCTCGGTACTTCGGTGGGGAGGAGGCCCTGATCGATCGGATCGGAGCGGCGGTGGCGAATGCGATCGCCCGGCTGGTGCCGACTGGACCCATCGGCCGGGCCAGTCCCTACTGGGGGGTCGGCATCGCCGACGGTCGTTTCGCCGCCACCTTGGCCGCTGGTCCGGGCATCATCGTGGCGCCCGGGCGGAGCGCGGCGTTCCTGGCCGACTTCCCCGTGGCCGTTCTCGAGCGGCCAGGCCGGGCCCGGGAGGCCGGCCCGACGACACAGCTGACCGACCTCCTGGTGCGCCTCGGCATCCGCACCCTTGGCCAGCTCGCGACCCTGCCGACGGCGGACGTGCTGGCCCGGTTCGGGCCCGAGGGAGCTCTGGCCCAGCGCCTGGCGCGGGGCCTCGACGAGGGTTCCCTGGCCGGACGGGAGCCACCGCCCGACCTGGTCGTCTCGGTGGAGCTCGATCCACCGGTCGACCGGGTCGACACGGCCGCGTTCGCAACCAGGACTCTCGCCCAGGACCTGCACGAGCGTCTGGTCCGACTGGGAATGGCCTGTCACCGGTTGCGGATCGAGGCCGAGACCGAGCATGGCGAGCACCTGAGCCGCCTGTGGACCCATGACGGCCCGTTCGTTCCCGCCGATATGACCGAACGTGTGCGCTGGCAGCTCGACGGCTGGTTGAGCGGCACCGCCGCCGCCCGGCCCACGGCGGGCCTCACCCTGCTACGGCTGCTGCCCGACGAGGTGGTCCCCGATCAGGGACGCCAGCTCGGGTTCTGGGGCGGCGAGGCCGGAGTCGACGAGCGAACGGCCCGAGCCCTGGCCCGCGTGCAGGGCCTGCTGGGGCCGGAGGCGGTGGTCACGGCAATGCTGGTCGGCGGCCGCAGTCCCAAGGAGCAGGTCCGGCTGGTGCCCTGGGGTGACCAGCGCGAGGACAGCCGGTCCGACAGGACAGCGCCGCCGTGGCCCGGGAGGGTGCCGCCTCCGGCGCCCGCCGTCGTGCACGGCCGGTCGCTCGTCGCCGAGGTCCTCGACGGCGACGGTCGCGCCATCGAGGTGACAGGGCGGGGCGTGGTCAGCGCTGCCCCGGCGCGGCTGTCGGTGGCCGGCGGACCCTGGACCGAGGTTGCAGCCTGGGCGGGACCGTGGCCGGCCGACGAGCGATGGTGGGACCCGGCCGCCCACCGCCGCCGGGCCCGGCTCCAGGTGGTGCTTGCCGACGGCTGCGCCCACCTGTTGGCACTGGAAGCGGGCTGCTGGGGCGTCGAGGCCACCTACGACTGAGCTCAGCCCGGTGGGGGGACGCCGCTCGGCGCCGCCACGGCGTTGGCCACCGGCACGCTGTGCACCGCAGGCGCCGCGCTCTTGCTGCTGCTCTCCTTGACGATGGGCTGGGCCAGCAGGAACAGGCTGGTCATGGTGTAGGCGACCATGGCGAAGATCCACGGCCACTCCGAGCGCTCCGCCTGGACCTTGGTGCGGGCCACACCGGCGAGGTGGCGGTGGGCGATGAACACGGCGGCGATGTGCACGGCGATGATCAACGCCACCTGGAGGTACCAGATGACGCCCGAGGGCACGGGTTGTTTGTGGACGACGTATGAATCGTTGAACGGGGCGGGGAGCCACTGCAATGTGCCGGTCGGCTTGCCGACAAGCGGAATGAGGAGCTGTCCGTTCACCAGCAGGTACTGGAAGTTGTGCGCAACCAGGTAGCCGAACGAGATGGGTAGCAGCGACGGAAGCAGGTGGCCGATGGTCTCCCGTACGGACAGGTCCAGGTGGCCCACGTCCCGCACACCCCTGGCGAAGAGGCCGAACACTATCCACGCCAGCCCAACCAGCACGGCGAAGGCGACCATGGCCACGAAGACGTAGCCCGCTGATCCCACCGTGAACCCGTGAGGGAGCTGGCCCTGGAACCGCTTCCACGCCGGGATGGCCAGCAGCCCGTCGAAGGTCACCGACATGAGCATCAGGAACACGAAGGTGATCCTGCTGATCGACGACTCGAAGGGCTGGTCCACGCCGCCCAGGAATCCTCGTCGTCCAGGCCGCCCGAAGCGCCAGTAGCCCAGGCGCCCCCACGTCGCCCACAGCACCGAGAACATCTCGCCTTGCTCGAGCCACACCTCGGCGCCGAACAGCAGGCCGCCGACGGCGCTGATCAAGGCGTAGACGATCAGAGCCACGGCGGTGACGATCGGCCTGGTCGCCCAGCCGTTGTAGATCAGCTCACCGCTGGCCACGAGGAAGAAGATCAGCGTCGCCGGCCAGAACCCCAGCCAGCGGGGCCAGGAGAGGGCCGGTCCACCGATCAGGCGCTGGCGGAGCGCGGGACGATCCACCAGCCGGGCGATGGTCGCGAACGGATTGACCCAGGGCGTCCAGTCCCCGAACACCCCGCACGAGATGGGCACCGCGATCCAGATGATCAGCCAGAACATCGTGGGCAGGATGTTCTCGGCGATCTCCTGTGACCCGTAGATGCCGGAGTAGATCAGGAAGGCGAGGAGCAGCAGGCCGAGGCCGCCGAGCAGCGGCCGGTGGGGCACGACGTAGCCGCCGTCCCCGGTCGTGGCCCCATCGGCGGGGGCCACCTCGCGCCGCACGACGAGCAGGAAGGAGGCAAAGACGACGGCCGCTCCGCCGAGGACGAACAGGTACAGCGGAACCGGAAGGTCGTACCGGGCCCCGAAGGCGTGGGCCAAGATCAGGGGGGGAGACAACATGCTCGGGTCCCGATGGTAGCTACCGGCGCAGCAGCCGAACGATCACGAGCAGGAGGCCGATCACTACCAGGGCCACGGCGATGGCGATGCCGGCGGTGACGCCGCCGCTCAGCCCGGCCGATCCGGGCAGCAGGACAAGGGCGAAGTCGCCGAGCTGGTCGGAGTCGGCGGAGTGGAAGCCGGCACCGGGGATCTGGGTCGGCAAGGCAGACCACCGGCCGGCGCTGAAGCGGTCCATGACCGTCTTGCCATTGACGCCGGTGCCTCGCAGGAACACCGTGACGTGCCTGCCCGGTCGTACGGCGACAGGGACCCCTCCTGGCAGCGTGATCGACATGCGATAGACGTTGCCGTCGAGCCGGCCGTTGGGGATGGGCGCCGGAGGGGGAACGGGGGTGATGGTGATCGTGAGGTTCGGCACCGATGGCGGGATGGCGAGGGCGTTGGGGTCGGCTTGCAGCTCGGCCTGGGGTGGCGACTCGTTGGTGTTGGCGATGAACGGCAGGCCCTGAAGCGACGGCTTGACGTTCTCCGAGGCCGAGGTGGGGGGCGCCGTGGTTGCCTGTCCGGGTGTGGGCTGCAGGAACCGGTAGGGCTCGGTCTGGAGCGGAAGACCGTCGTAGATCGGCGGACCCGCGTCCCACTCCCGGGTGGTCCAGAAGACTGCCAGCAACGTCGCCGCCACCGCCAGCGCTCCCAGGCCCACCTGTCGTCGGCTCACGCTCACCAGAGCCACCACCCAGCCAGGTCGGCGAGCACGTGCGCGGTCGCCGGAGCAGCCACGCCTCCGCTGGCGACCCGAAGGCCTCCCAGCAACAGCCCGACGGCGAGGTCGAGCGGCAGCGCGTGCACCCCATACAGCGGGACGTGGACGAGGGCGAAGACGATGGTGGTCACGACGAGCGCCGTCTTCACGCCCACGGCCTCGTCGATGGCGGCGAAGAGCGCGCCGCGCAGCACCAGCTCCTCACCCAGCGCGACTCCGGTCGCGACCAGGGCCCAGAGTGGGAAGCTCGACGCCGCCAGATGCAGCGATGGGTGCAGCGGCCCGGCGAACCGCAGGAGCGCCGGTCCCGCCACGAGGCCCAGCGCACCGAGGAGTCCCCAGGCCAGACCGCTCGGCCGCAGGCGACCAGGGCGCCAGCCCGCCCCCGCGACGGCAGCGAGCAACAGCAGCGCGAACAGCGCGGCGCCGAGCTCCGACGCGGCACCGGCCGGGCCGGCAACGAGGAGCCGCAGCGCGAGCGCCGCGCCCAGGACGGCGAGCAGCTCGACGGCGTTCGCGCGCCGCCGAGCGACGACGCTCTGCGGTGGGGCCAGCCTCCCGGGCCGGCTCACGCCGGCAGCGGCACCATGGCCGGCGCGCCCGTCGCATAGGTCGGCGGCCAGACGACGACGCTATGGCCAACGGCCTGCCACTGCCAGATGACGGCGGCGGCGAGGAGGTTCTGTCCCTCGTGGGACCGGTCGCTGGCGAAATGGAGCCCTGCGCCGTTCGGCAGCTCCCCCTCCGCCAGCACCGTCTGCCGGGCCGCGGCCGCGATATCGCTGGGACTGAAGGTGCGGGCCCTGGGCAGGACGTCGTGGAACAGAGCCCAGCCGGCGCTGAAGCCGGCGAGCGCCTCCTCGTCGGGTGTGGCGCCACCGGTCTGGGCCTTCCAGGCGGCGGCGAAGCGCTCGTAGTCGCGCCCGCCGGTCGGGCTCAGGGCGCCGGGGTTGAAGCCGCCGCCCGGGCGGTCCGACGCGAACACGCCGACGGCCTGCGGACCGAGGTCATCGCCGAAGTTGCTCATGCACTCGGCCATGCTGGAGCCGATCATGGCGCCCACCCGGACGTGCTGGGCCAGCATGGCCCGGCGGAATGCCTCGCCGTCGGGGATGTACGAGGCCAGGACCAGGATGTCGGGACGAGCGCCGGCCACCTGTGCCATCACCGAGGTCCAGTCGGGCTTGTAGGCGTCGTAGGTCGTGCGGCTGACCACCTGGAGCCCGGAGGCCTGCGCCGTGGCCACGGCGGCGTCGGCCACTGACTGGCCGTAGGCGTCGTTCTCCCACACGACAGCAACTCGGGTGTTCGACGGCGCCAGCCCGAGCCGCGGCACGAGCTGAGTCGCGGCGAAGCGGGCCGAGTTGGCGCCGAGGTTCGAGCCCGTCGCCCCGACGCGGAACACCCAGGGCGAGCCCTGCCCCGTGACGCGATCGGCCACCGCTCCCGCCTCCCAGTAGACGAGCCGCGAGTCCGAGGCCGCCGTGGCCGCCGGTATCGACAGCTGTGATGAGTACGCCCCGAGGACGACGGGGACGCCGTCGTCGTGCAGTGAAGAGACGGCCTTGGTGGCGCCCTCCCGTGTCTCAAGGTCTCGCACGTCGAGGCTGATCCGTCGGCCTCCCACACCACCGTCCTGGTTGACGAGGTCGGCGGCGACCTTGACGCCGCGCCACTCCTCGGTCGCCGAAGGGGCCTGCGGTCCGTGCAGCGGGAAGACGGCACCGAGTCGCAGTGTCGAGGGGGGATGGCTGCACGCGGTCAGGCCCCAGGAGGCGCTCGCCAGGACGACGGTGGCGGCAAGCGCTCGCCGGAGGGGTGGAAGCGGGCGCCGGACGAGTGGCAGCACGGGCTCCTCATTTCGCCATGATCTGGGCAGGACGACGTAGGTCTACCCGAAGCCGTCGGATCGAACGTGCGTTCGACTCTGGCGGCTGACCGTCCTAGGGTTGCCCCATGGGTTGGCGCAACCCTCCGATTCCCTGGTCCGAGCTCGAGCGCCGGTTGTCCGACGGCCGACCGCCCAACCGCCCGGCCCACGCCGACGGGGGCGACAGCCCGGCCTGGTCCCGCAAGCGCCAGCCCTACCGCCCCCCGCCGCCGTCCCGGCGGAGCGACGCCCCGGTCCCCTACGCCGAGCTGCATTGCCACTCGAACTTCAGCTTCCTGGACGGGGCGTCGCACCCCGAGGAGCTGGTCGAGGAGGCCGACCGGCTCGGGCTGGAGGCGCTGGCCCTCACCGATCACGACGGCATGTACGGGGTGGTCCGCTTCGCCGAGGCCGCCGAGGCCATTGGTGTGCCTGCGGTCTTCGGGGCCGAGCTCACCCTCGACCTGGCTCGGCCGGCACCGCGGACCGGGGGACGGCCCAACACCAGAGGCCGCCGTCCCGGTCCCGCCGGCACCATGGGTCACCGCCAGGCCGCCGCCGATCCCGAGGGCCACCATCTCGTCGTGCTGGCGCGCGATCCCGAGGGATACGCCAGGCTGTGCCGGGTCGTCAGCGAGGCCCACCTGGCCGGCGGGGAGAAGGGCCAGCCGGTCGTGTCCCTGACCACCCTCGCCGAGACCCACGGGGGTCACTGGATGGTGCTCACCGGCTGTCGCAAAGGTGAGGTCCCGAGCGCCCTGGTCCGAGCCGGCCCTTCGGCGGGGGGGCGGGCCCTGGGGCGCCTGACCGACGCCTTCGGTCGCCGCAACCTGGCGGTCGAGCTGTGGGACCACGGCGACCCGCTGGACACGGCGCGCAACGACGCTCTGGCCAACCTGGCCCTCGCCCACGGCGTGGAGCTGATCGCCACCAACAACGTGCACTACGCCACCCCCGCCCGCCGGGGCCTGGCCACCGCCCTGGCTGCGGTACGGGCCCGACGTTCGCTGGACGAGATCGACGGGTGGCTGCCGGCGGCAGCCGGCGCCCACCTGCGTTCGGGGAGGGAGCAGGCCCGGCGGTTCGCCCGCTATCCGGGTGTGGTGGAGCGGGCAGCCGAGCTGGGACGGGACTGCGCCTTCGACCTGCGCCTGGTCGCGCCGCGCCTGCCCGACTTCCCCGTGCCGCCGGGTCATTCCGAGATGAGCTGGCTGGTCGAGCTGACCGAGCGGGGAGCGGCGCGTCGCTACGGTCCTCGGGGCGCCGAGCGGGTACCGGGCGCCTACGCGCAGCTCGATCGCGAGCTGTCGGTCATCGAGGGGCTGGGTTTCCCCGGCTACTTCCTGGTGGTGTGGGACATCGTGGAGTTCTGCCGGCAGCAGGGCATCCTCTGTCAGGGGCGGGGGTCGGCCGCCAACTCGGCGGTCTGCTACGCCCTCGGCATCACCAACGC
The window above is part of the Acidimicrobiales bacterium genome. Proteins encoded here:
- a CDS encoding DNA polymerase Y family protein, whose amino-acid sequence is MATRTLVASCPDWPVTAAGVPADIAAAVVFANRVEAASVAARAEGVRIGLRRREAQSRCPGLTVIERDIGQETRSFEPVVTAVEAFGPKVEVSRPGTCAIPTRGPARYFGGEEALIDRIGAAVANAIARLVPTGPIGRASPYWGVGIADGRFAATLAAGPGIIVAPGRSAAFLADFPVAVLERPGRAREAGPTTQLTDLLVRLGIRTLGQLATLPTADVLARFGPEGALAQRLARGLDEGSLAGREPPPDLVVSVELDPPVDRVDTAAFATRTLAQDLHERLVRLGMACHRLRIEAETEHGEHLSRLWTHDGPFVPADMTERVRWQLDGWLSGTAAARPTAGLTLLRLLPDEVVPDQGRQLGFWGGEAGVDERTARALARVQGLLGPEAVVTAMLVGGRSPKEQVRLVPWGDQREDSRSDRTAPPWPGRVPPPAPAVVHGRSLVAEVLDGDGRAIEVTGRGVVSAAPARLSVAGGPWTEVAAWAGPWPADERWWDPAAHRRRARLQVVLADGCAHLLALEAGCWGVEATYD
- a CDS encoding CPBP family intramembrane glutamic endopeptidase is translated as MSRPGRLAPPQSVVARRRANAVELLAVLGAALALRLLVAGPAGAASELGAALFALLLLAAVAGAGWRPGRLRPSGLAWGLLGALGLVAGPALLRFAGPLHPSLHLAASSFPLWALVATGVALGEELVLRGALFAAIDEAVGVKTALVVTTIVFALVHVPLYGVHALPLDLAVGLLLGGLRVASGGVAAPATAHVLADLAGWWLW
- a CDS encoding ABC transporter substrate-binding protein, which produces MLPLVRRPLPPLRRALAATVVLASASWGLTACSHPPSTLRLGAVFPLHGPQAPSATEEWRGVKVAADLVNQDGGVGGRRISLDVRDLETREGATKAVSSLHDDGVPVVLGAYSSQLSIPAATAASDSRLVYWEAGAVADRVTGQGSPWVFRVGATGSNLGANSARFAATQLVPRLGLAPSNTRVAVVWENDAYGQSVADAAVATAQASGLQVVSRTTYDAYKPDWTSVMAQVAGARPDILVLASYIPDGEAFRRAMLAQHVRVGAMIGSSMAECMSNFGDDLGPQAVGVFASDRPGGGFNPGALSPTGGRDYERFAAAWKAQTGGATPDEEALAGFSAGWALFHDVLPRARTFSPSDIAAAARQTVLAEGELPNGAGLHFASDRSHEGQNLLAAAVIWQWQAVGHSVVVWPPTYATGAPAMVPLPA